A region from the Desulfomarina profundi genome encodes:
- the ppk2 gene encoding polyphosphate kinase 2 yields the protein MGKKGNKKHSKSKKEQAPVKIKLLEETAFKNLHTKKGDNRTAIWIKNSHLAYEIELKKLQIELMKLQSSMKATGKRILAIFEGRDAAGKGGTIKRIIAHLNPRNTKVIALTKPNETEISQWYFQRYIPHLPAAGEIVIFDRSWYNRAMVEPVMGFCTDEQNKRFLKDVPLLEEMLVKDGIKLFKFYFSVSKEVQKERFDSRKKDPLKQYKLSPVDNLAQEYWHNYSIRKFQMLSETNRTIAPWTIIRSDVKKQARLNCMKFILSQMDYEGKLPRKELAPDPKIVVSGIDELKHMEDNLMHPEKLHG from the coding sequence ATGGGTAAAAAAGGCAATAAAAAACACAGTAAAAGCAAGAAAGAACAGGCCCCTGTAAAAATCAAACTGCTGGAAGAGACTGCGTTTAAAAACCTGCACACCAAAAAGGGAGATAACAGAACCGCTATCTGGATAAAAAACAGTCATCTTGCCTATGAGATCGAGCTGAAAAAGCTGCAGATAGAACTTATGAAACTGCAAAGCTCCATGAAGGCAACAGGCAAGCGTATCCTGGCAATTTTTGAAGGTCGGGATGCTGCAGGAAAAGGAGGTACAATCAAACGAATCATTGCTCATCTCAATCCCAGGAACACCAAAGTCATCGCCCTGACAAAACCCAATGAGACTGAGATTTCCCAGTGGTATTTCCAACGCTACATTCCCCACCTGCCCGCCGCCGGGGAAATCGTCATTTTCGACCGAAGCTGGTATAACAGGGCCATGGTGGAACCGGTAATGGGATTCTGTACGGATGAACAGAACAAACGTTTTCTAAAGGATGTTCCTCTTCTTGAGGAGATGCTGGTCAAAGACGGTATCAAGCTTTTTAAGTTTTACTTCTCTGTATCCAAGGAGGTACAAAAGGAACGGTTTGATTCACGAAAAAAAGATCCCCTGAAACAGTATAAACTCTCACCGGTCGACAATCTTGCCCAGGAATACTGGCATAACTACTCCATCAGGAAATTCCAGATGCTCTCGGAAACTAACCGGACAATTGCTCCCTGGACAATCATCCGGTCCGATGTCAAAAAACAGGCGAGACTGAACTGTATGAAGTTCATTCTCAGCCAGATGGATTACGAAGGAAAACTCCCCAGGAAAGAACTTGCCCCCGATCCGAAAATTGTTGTATCAGGCATTGATGAACTCAAGCATATGGAAGACAACCTGATGCATCCGGAGAAGCTCCACGGCTGA
- a CDS encoding metallophosphoesterase family protein gives MSFSRHPDSRFLELAEKSNCRIVVTGHSHTPYYKFLGGVHFINPGSVGRMFDGNPWASFAVMTLTGHDIKVTHHRIPYDIIETTVALAKLKLPEIYSHMFLSGLKFN, from the coding sequence ATTTCTTTTTCAAGACACCCGGACAGCCGTTTTCTCGAACTGGCCGAAAAAAGCAACTGTAGAATTGTTGTTACCGGTCACTCCCACACACCCTATTACAAATTTCTTGGTGGTGTGCATTTCATCAACCCGGGATCAGTCGGAAGAATGTTTGACGGAAACCCATGGGCCAGTTTCGCCGTCATGACACTTACCGGCCATGATATTAAAGTCACCCACCATAGAATACCTTATGATATCATTGAAACAACAGTCGCCCTTGCAAAGTTAAAACTCCCTGAGATTTATTCTCATATGTTTCTCTCAGGCCTGAAATTCAATTGA
- the cls gene encoding cardiolipin synthase, which produces MTIPEPHWSYSIYSTSLLLADFFIRITLSLRVIMRKRPYGVSLAWLIVILLIPFIGGIFYLLFGENRIPERRSERARVSYNQYQHWLKSLRARAPVSWEHLNPECEPLHRQAETLIGIPAMAGNRLQLIDNPEDILTSILKDIDQSRSTCHLQFYIWEEGGRVDRIAHALIRAASRGVTCRVLLDSIGSRHFLKSKTATSLKNAGVKIQESLPAGLFMVFFSRIDIRNHRKIVVIDGDVAYTGSQNMVDPDVFKIDAGVGNWVDTMVRVEGPVVESLAGTFISDWFLEADVGQFRSRSIIEDVETVRRVGDIRQRPIVGESAVQIVPSGPGFAPEAIHTLLLTTIYAARHELIMTTPYFIPDEPLLMALKAAAQRGVDVKIIVPEKNDSVLVKYASRARYEELTESGVKIYLFRGGLLHSKTITVDGDLSLFGSVNLDMRSFWLNFEATLFIYCRNFTQDLHAVQMGYLNQSHEIETTSFADRTIVEKFKENLSLLVSPLL; this is translated from the coding sequence ATGACTATTCCTGAACCACACTGGAGTTACTCCATTTATTCAACCAGTCTACTTCTTGCAGATTTCTTCATCCGTATCACTCTGTCGCTTCGGGTGATCATGCGCAAACGTCCCTATGGAGTTTCCCTTGCGTGGCTTATTGTCATTCTGTTGATCCCATTCATAGGTGGCATTTTTTACCTTCTTTTCGGGGAAAACCGTATTCCCGAAAGACGTTCAGAAAGAGCCAGGGTTTCCTACAATCAGTACCAACACTGGCTGAAATCATTGCGGGCAAGGGCCCCTGTGTCCTGGGAACACCTTAACCCTGAATGTGAACCCCTTCACCGGCAGGCGGAAACACTTATCGGCATTCCTGCAATGGCCGGAAACCGGTTGCAGCTGATTGACAACCCGGAAGATATCCTTACTTCCATTTTAAAAGATATCGACCAGTCCCGCTCAACCTGTCACCTGCAGTTCTACATCTGGGAAGAAGGAGGCAGAGTCGACAGGATTGCCCATGCCCTGATACGGGCTGCGTCCCGGGGTGTCACCTGCCGGGTTCTCCTTGATTCTATCGGCAGCCGGCATTTTCTCAAAAGCAAAACGGCCACCTCCCTGAAAAACGCCGGGGTCAAAATCCAGGAGTCATTACCGGCCGGCCTGTTCATGGTTTTTTTCTCCCGGATAGATATCCGTAACCACAGGAAAATCGTTGTCATTGACGGAGATGTAGCTTACACGGGCAGCCAGAACATGGTTGATCCGGATGTTTTTAAAATAGATGCCGGTGTGGGGAACTGGGTAGATACAATGGTACGGGTGGAAGGCCCCGTCGTTGAAAGCCTCGCAGGAACATTTATCAGCGACTGGTTTCTGGAGGCCGACGTCGGCCAATTCCGCTCCCGGTCAATTATTGAGGATGTCGAAACTGTACGGCGAGTCGGCGATATCAGGCAGCGCCCAATCGTCGGCGAATCGGCCGTGCAGATTGTCCCTTCCGGTCCAGGTTTCGCCCCAGAAGCTATCCATACCCTTCTGCTTACAACAATATATGCGGCGAGACACGAGCTGATTATGACCACTCCCTATTTTATACCTGACGAACCACTCCTGATGGCCCTGAAAGCTGCAGCCCAACGGGGAGTTGACGTTAAAATCATAGTTCCCGAAAAAAATGATTCCGTACTGGTCAAGTATGCAAGCCGTGCCCGCTACGAGGAATTGACGGAATCGGGGGTAAAAATTTACCTTTTCCGGGGAGGTCTGCTCCATTCCAAAACAATAACCGTTGATGGTGATCTTTCACTCTTTGGCTCCGTAAACCTGGACATGAGAAGTTTCTGGCTCAATTTTGAAGCTACACTGTTTATTTACTGCAGAAATTTTACCCAGGATCTACACGCTGTCCAGATGGGTTATCTCAATCAATCCCATGAGATAGAAACCACATCATTTGCCGACAGAACTATCGTGGAAAAATTCAAGGAAAATTTATCACTTCTTGTCTCCCCACTCCTTTAA
- the argJ gene encoding bifunctional glutamate N-acetyltransferase/amino-acid acetyltransferase ArgJ has translation MNIEGFLFSAVEASVKYPDRLDLGLIFSDEPCVTAGVFTTNQVKAAPVVIDIERLKEGRAQAILVNSGCANACTGEEGEKNALAISACLAETLGIPDEMVQLASTGVIGEQLDVAAFEKNITRLVKGLSSDNFDKVAEAIMTTDTRPKVACDTVKIGGRDVRIMGMAKGAGMIMPNMATMLAFVVTDAQISFPELHKSLLFGVERTFNRITVDGDTSTNDMVLVMANGRADNPWIDGDSPDDQLVFQDALETVLKDLALQIVADGEGATKTITVRVCGAKEDEEAETIARTVATSSLVKTAFFGEDANWGRIMAAVGRAGVRFYPERVDLAFGDVLIVKNGQFLGSEAEKAASEILKEKSFSICIDLKDGTGCEEVYTCDFSVDYVKINADYRS, from the coding sequence ATGAACATTGAAGGTTTTTTGTTTTCCGCTGTTGAAGCCTCGGTAAAATACCCTGACAGGCTCGATCTTGGCCTTATTTTCAGTGATGAACCCTGTGTCACTGCTGGTGTTTTTACGACTAACCAGGTCAAAGCTGCCCCCGTTGTTATCGATATTGAGCGGCTCAAGGAGGGCAGGGCTCAGGCCATCCTGGTTAACAGTGGATGCGCCAATGCCTGTACCGGTGAAGAGGGCGAAAAGAATGCTCTGGCGATCAGTGCGTGTCTCGCGGAGACGTTGGGTATTCCTGATGAAATGGTGCAACTGGCCTCAACCGGAGTAATCGGTGAACAGCTTGATGTGGCTGCATTTGAAAAAAATATAACCAGGCTTGTTAAAGGACTGTCTTCCGACAATTTTGATAAAGTTGCGGAAGCAATTATGACCACCGACACCCGGCCCAAGGTTGCCTGTGATACAGTAAAAATAGGTGGCAGAGACGTCCGGATCATGGGAATGGCCAAGGGCGCAGGTATGATCATGCCCAACATGGCAACCATGCTCGCCTTTGTTGTCACCGATGCCCAGATCAGTTTTCCAGAGCTCCACAAATCACTGCTTTTCGGGGTGGAACGGACTTTCAACAGAATTACTGTTGACGGGGATACCAGTACCAACGACATGGTTCTGGTGATGGCCAACGGCAGAGCTGATAATCCGTGGATTGATGGTGATTCTCCTGACGACCAGCTTGTTTTTCAAGATGCCCTTGAAACGGTCCTGAAGGACTTGGCATTACAGATTGTAGCGGACGGAGAAGGAGCCACAAAGACAATTACTGTCCGTGTATGCGGGGCAAAAGAGGATGAGGAGGCGGAGACCATCGCCAGAACAGTGGCAACATCGAGTCTTGTTAAAACGGCTTTTTTCGGGGAAGACGCCAACTGGGGAAGAATTATGGCCGCGGTGGGCAGGGCCGGTGTACGGTTTTATCCCGAAAGAGTTGACCTGGCATTCGGTGATGTCCTTATTGTAAAAAACGGTCAGTTTCTCGGTAGTGAAGCGGAAAAAGCTGCGTCAGAGATTTTGAAGGAAAAGTCTTTTTCGATCTGTATAGACTTGAAGGACGGAACCGGGTGTGAAGAGGTGTACACCTGTGATTTTTCGGTAGATTATGTGAAAATTAATGCCGACTACAGATCTTGA
- a CDS encoding SixA phosphatase family protein: MNKRGKMNAPYMAGRISMRNIFPDRIVSSPALRARKTARSIAAGIGYRKGKIIYDRGLYFSGFSYFLSVAECYLNKVDRIFMVGHNSVITDVAEYLSGETFDNIPTCGIVGIAFRGKSGFQQAGGKGSLLFFDYPKKISL; the protein is encoded by the coding sequence CTGAATAAACGGGGCAAAATGAATGCACCGTATATGGCGGGCAGGATCTCCATGCGTAATATTTTTCCCGATCGCATTGTCTCCAGTCCTGCCCTGAGAGCACGAAAAACTGCGCGATCCATAGCTGCTGGAATTGGTTACAGAAAAGGGAAAATAATCTATGATCGAGGTCTCTATTTTTCAGGATTCAGCTATTTCCTCAGTGTCGCAGAATGTTATCTCAACAAGGTTGACAGGATTTTCATGGTCGGACATAATTCCGTAATTACCGATGTCGCCGAGTATCTCAGTGGAGAGACTTTTGATAATATTCCAACCTGCGGCATTGTGGGGATTGCGTTTCGTGGAAAAAGTGGGTTTCAACAGGCTGGTGGTAAAGGTTCTCTTCTGTTTTTTGATTATCCTAAAAAAATTTCTCTCTGA
- a CDS encoding nucleoside recognition domain-containing protein — protein sequence MNRKSLKEKSLTLLVDTWQTSWELLKITVPVLIVTRILEQFGLVSFFSVVLEPVMGVMGLPGSLGLVWATAMLTSLYGGLLFLRFWHLPWI from the coding sequence ATGAACAGAAAGTCCCTGAAGGAGAAGAGTCTTACGCTTCTTGTCGATACCTGGCAGACCAGCTGGGAGCTGTTGAAAATAACGGTTCCCGTCCTCATTGTCACCAGAATTCTTGAACAATTCGGGCTCGTGTCTTTTTTCAGTGTTGTTCTTGAGCCTGTAATGGGGGTCATGGGCCTTCCCGGCTCCCTTGGTCTTGTCTGGGCGACCGCCATGCTGACCAGTCTTTACGGGGGATTGCTGTTTTTGCGGTTCTGGCACCTTCCCTGGATTTGA
- a CDS encoding nucleoside recognition domain-containing protein yields the protein MTVAQITVLCSAMLIAHALPIELSVSKKAGASLIPIGLLRLLGAVIYGMILHHLSLFFGFWQEKATVYFKAADTSQTPVEWVLDQLQNIALIVLIIFCILIVMRVLRAIGLLTLLEKILSPVLPVFGMGHNAAPVTVVGMVMGLGYGGAMIIRETARGKMGREELFYSMVMMGLCHGLVEDTLLMVAIGGKITGVFWGRILFSLFVVYCIVQCGRVFSGRRVRTET from the coding sequence TTGACTGTAGCCCAGATAACCGTTCTCTGTTCTGCCATGCTTATCGCCCATGCCCTCCCCATTGAGTTAAGTGTCAGTAAAAAAGCAGGGGCTTCCCTTATTCCTATCGGGCTGCTACGTCTTCTGGGAGCTGTCATTTACGGAATGATCCTGCATCATCTGAGTCTGTTTTTCGGTTTCTGGCAGGAAAAGGCGACAGTGTATTTCAAAGCTGCTGATACCAGTCAGACCCCGGTGGAGTGGGTGCTTGATCAACTGCAGAATATTGCACTGATTGTTTTGATAATTTTTTGTATACTCATAGTCATGCGTGTTCTGCGGGCCATTGGCCTTCTCACCTTGCTTGAAAAAATCCTGTCCCCGGTTCTGCCGGTTTTCGGTATGGGGCACAATGCTGCACCGGTAACTGTTGTCGGTATGGTAATGGGACTTGGATACGGTGGGGCCATGATTATCCGGGAAACGGCAAGGGGAAAGATGGGCCGGGAGGAACTTTTTTACTCTATGGTCATGATGGGATTGTGCCATGGACTGGTTGAGGATACGTTGCTGATGGTCGCCATTGGTGGCAAGATTACCGGAGTTTTCTGGGGAAGGATATTATTTTCACTTTTCGTTGTGTATTGTATTGTCCAATGTGGACGGGTTTTTTCCGGCAGACGGGTACGGACTGAAACCTAA
- a CDS encoding valine--pyruvate transaminase, which yields MEFSRFGRKMTSNAGILSLMDDLGKALLSGGENMIMMGGGNPGVVPEFRETVQQRLRTICDDSRLFHQLTGVYGPLCGDHGFVEGLASLLNREHGWDVGPENICLTNGSQTAFFYLFNLFGGLYEDGLRKKICLPLAPEYIGYADLGLEEELFVTTRPRIEYLDDGMFKYRVDFDELAIGDDIGAICVSRPTNPTGNVVTDREVEKLSKLAEEKNIPLIIDSAYGLPFPCMVYTDARPLWNKNTIVCLSLSKLGLPAIRTGIVVADENVVKALGSMNAIMSLTPTSVGATLMREIVKSGEIGKISHDLIQPFYKRKMENALGAVREQFAGIPCRIHKPEGAMFLWLWFEDLPISSLELYERLKKRGVLVVSGHYFFPGLRSAWKHKDECLRVTYAQDDDAIRRGIAIIAEEVKKAYSTSTP from the coding sequence ATGGAATTTTCACGTTTTGGCAGGAAAATGACCAGTAATGCCGGAATACTCTCCCTTATGGATGATCTGGGAAAAGCACTTCTTTCCGGAGGAGAGAATATGATTATGATGGGAGGCGGTAACCCTGGAGTTGTACCCGAATTCAGGGAGACTGTTCAACAGAGATTGAGGACAATATGTGATGATTCCCGTCTTTTTCACCAGCTTACCGGAGTTTATGGCCCTCTCTGCGGAGATCATGGTTTCGTTGAAGGACTGGCATCCTTGTTGAACCGGGAACATGGATGGGATGTGGGACCGGAAAATATCTGCCTTACAAACGGCAGTCAGACTGCATTTTTTTATCTTTTTAATCTTTTTGGTGGTTTGTATGAAGATGGTCTCAGAAAGAAAATATGTTTGCCTCTGGCGCCGGAATACATAGGCTATGCTGATCTTGGGCTGGAAGAGGAATTGTTTGTCACGACCCGGCCGAGGATTGAATACCTGGATGATGGGATGTTTAAATACAGGGTCGATTTTGACGAGCTTGCCATAGGTGATGATATTGGGGCCATCTGTGTTTCCAGGCCGACCAACCCCACGGGGAACGTGGTAACTGACAGGGAGGTTGAGAAGCTTTCAAAACTTGCTGAAGAAAAAAATATTCCCCTCATCATTGACAGTGCCTACGGCCTGCCTTTTCCCTGTATGGTTTATACGGATGCCAGGCCCTTATGGAATAAAAATACGATAGTCTGTCTTTCCCTGTCAAAGCTTGGGCTTCCCGCCATCAGAACTGGCATTGTGGTCGCCGATGAAAACGTTGTCAAAGCCCTTGGCAGTATGAATGCCATAATGTCTCTTACGCCGACAAGTGTCGGGGCAACCCTGATGCGTGAAATTGTAAAAAGTGGGGAAATCGGGAAAATAAGCCACGATCTTATTCAACCTTTTTATAAAAGGAAAATGGAAAATGCACTCGGGGCAGTACGGGAGCAGTTCGCAGGTATTCCATGCCGTATACATAAACCTGAAGGAGCCATGTTTCTCTGGCTCTGGTTTGAAGATCTTCCCATTTCCAGTCTGGAGCTGTACGAGAGGTTGAAGAAAAGAGGTGTTCTGGTTGTTTCGGGACATTATTTCTTTCCGGGACTGCGGAGTGCCTGGAAACATAAGGATGAATGCCTGCGTGTGACCTATGCCCAGGATGATGATGCAATCAGAAGGGGAATTGCTATTATTGCGGAAGAGGTGAAAAAGGCATATTCAACTTCGACACCATGA
- a CDS encoding MORN repeat-containing protein, producing MFVNDRYEGEGTLRYADGRKYTGEFKNNLCHGQGTMEYVDGSRYQGDFIEGLPHGKGRHEFPDGTVYEGEFIKGKRSGMGELLFPDGSRYKGEFADNRMHGTGTLVYKDGSVFTGQFVNGQPQQQEGAAGKQIRTPAMVEGKKTGTDSKQVLALQTGKYTIRNGVVLDTTRNNTPLTGSAHIVFPDGREYRGQFKNGLMHGPGMLELPSGDSYVGDMRNGKIEGYGIFHHKDGREYKGDFVAGRKQGSGIFTYPDSTRYAGEFKDDLFSGRGEYFFSDGSHYKGEFAHGSFQGIGELIYPDGSVYRGEFKDDLPHGEGILVSSDGSRYEGEFRFGARDGKGTFTQKDGRVFKGIFKKDELVKREF from the coding sequence ATGTTTGTCAATGACCGTTACGAGGGAGAGGGAACCCTCCGGTACGCGGATGGCCGAAAATACACGGGAGAATTTAAAAACAATCTCTGTCATGGTCAGGGTACCATGGAATATGTGGATGGTTCCAGGTACCAGGGAGATTTTATAGAGGGACTGCCCCATGGCAAGGGACGGCACGAGTTTCCAGATGGTACCGTTTACGAGGGTGAATTTATCAAGGGAAAGAGAAGTGGTATGGGTGAACTCTTGTTTCCTGATGGTTCCAGGTATAAAGGAGAATTCGCCGATAACAGGATGCATGGCACGGGAACACTTGTCTACAAAGACGGTTCTGTTTTTACCGGCCAATTTGTCAACGGTCAGCCACAGCAGCAAGAGGGGGCAGCTGGAAAGCAAATTCGGACACCGGCGATGGTCGAAGGGAAGAAGACAGGGACGGACTCGAAACAGGTTCTGGCTCTGCAAACCGGCAAATATACTATTCGAAATGGTGTGGTTCTGGATACGACTCGGAATAATACACCACTTACAGGCAGTGCTCATATTGTTTTTCCTGATGGCAGGGAATATCGGGGGCAATTTAAAAATGGGTTGATGCATGGCCCGGGAATGCTTGAATTACCCAGTGGAGACAGCTATGTCGGTGATATGAGAAATGGTAAAATTGAGGGGTATGGTATCTTTCATCATAAAGACGGCAGGGAATATAAAGGCGATTTTGTAGCTGGCAGGAAACAGGGCAGCGGTATCTTCACTTACCCGGACTCCACCCGTTATGCTGGCGAATTCAAGGATGATCTGTTTTCCGGCAGGGGAGAGTATTTTTTTTCCGATGGTAGTCATTACAAGGGAGAATTTGCCCATGGCAGTTTCCAGGGAATCGGGGAATTGATCTACCCGGACGGCAGTGTATACAGGGGGGAGTTCAAAGATGATCTTCCCCACGGTGAGGGTATTCTGGTTTCGAGTGACGGTAGTCGTTATGAAGGAGAATTCAGGTTCGGGGCTCGTGATGGCAAGGGCACATTCACTCAAAAGGATGGGCGCGTTTTTAAAGGGATTTTCAAAAAGGATGAATTGGTAAAGAGGGAATTCTGA